The genomic stretch TGAGTTCAAGGTTGGCCATGCCTACCTCTGACCCTTGCCAGTCTTTCCTTACGCAACTAACCATAGTTTCGATCTTTCCTTTTCTACTTGCTTTGATCCTTTAGATAGAGCTTCTCTTTCTGTTGGATCAGCCGCCCACTTTATTGGTTGGGGCGATACTCAGGAGCGTTCCGGGTTTGCCAGGGACTGAACCTTTAATCAGCAGTAGGTTGCGATCGGTATCTACCCGCACGACTTCGAGTTTGCGGATCGTGATTTGGGCATTGCCTTTACGTCCTGCCATTTTTTTACCCGGATAAATTCTTCCGGGTGTCGTTCCTGCTCCGGTCGATCCAGGAAGGCGGTGGTTTTTTGAACCGTGGGACATGGGCCCCCGGCGGAAGTTATGGCGCTTTTGGTAACCGGCGAACCCACGACCAATACTTTTGCCAACTACATCGACGAGTTGACCTTCTGTAAAGAGATCGGCTTTGAGTTCTTGTCCAAGTTCATAGCTGGTGACGGTATCGCTGCGATATTCCCGCAGATGCCGCAGTCCTGTTTCCCCCGCCACAGCGCCCGATTTTTCTAAGTGCCCAATCTTTGGACGGTTTAACCGCCGTTTGGGGACACTATCATAGCCCAGTTGAATGGCGCTATAGCCATCGGTTTCTGGGGTTTTGATTTGGGTTACGGTGCATGGCCCAGCTTGCACAACGGTAACCGGAATGGCAATTCCTTCTTCCATATCGAAGATTTGGGTCATGCCGAGTTTGGTTCCGAGAATACCTACAGTCACAGGTTGGGTAGTCTCCTTTTTGTTTACAGACAACGATTTAGATCCATCTGCATAGGATGGACTTGATCTATAATTTTCCCTAACTGTTACTCAGCCAAATACCCGCCCTACGTCAACAGCAGGACTAAAGCAGTTGGCTGAATTATTTAGATTCGCATTAAGGGGATTAGCCTTAAAACTTTAGACAACCGGGTTTTGAATCACCGGCTACCCTTATCTATAGCGCCTGGACTTAAGCGGGCTAAGGCTCAGTATCCTTATGGCGACTAGGGTCTCCGCTAGAGGAACTCACCAAAGATGAGTGACCTTAATTTTGGCGACAATATACCACTATAGGGTATCTGGCGGCATTTGTCTAGAGGGATAAGATTATTCTTATGGAGGATGGGCTAACCCTTGTA from Roseofilum capinflatum BLCC-M114 encodes the following:
- the rplC gene encoding 50S ribosomal protein L3, whose translation is MTVGILGTKLGMTQIFDMEEGIAIPVTVVQAGPCTVTQIKTPETDGYSAIQLGYDSVPKRRLNRPKIGHLEKSGAVAGETGLRHLREYRSDTVTSYELGQELKADLFTEGQLVDVVGKSIGRGFAGYQKRHNFRRGPMSHGSKNHRLPGSTGAGTTPGRIYPGKKMAGRKGNAQITIRKLEVVRVDTDRNLLLIKGSVPGKPGTLLSIAPTNKVGG